One window of the Camelina sativa cultivar DH55 chromosome 1, Cs, whole genome shotgun sequence genome contains the following:
- the LOC104743557 gene encoding KH domain-containing protein At3g08620, with translation MSGLYNYNFSPSRAASPQIRTTSDVDSQYLSQLLAEHQKLGPFMQVLPICSRLLNQEIFRVSGVMPNQGFTDFDRLRHRSPSPMASPNLMSNVPGAGLIGWNGLPPERIGGPHGMAMEWQGAPASPSSYTVKRILRLDLPVDTYPNFNFVGRLLGPRGNSLKRVEATTGCRVFIRGKGSIKDPDKEEKLKGKPGYEHLNEQLHILIEADLPVDIVELKLRQAQEIIEELVKPVDESQDYIKRQQLRELALLNSNLRENSPGPSGSISPFNSNAMKRPKTGR, from the exons ATGTCTGGTCTGTATAATTACAACTTCTCACCTTCTAGAGCCGCTTCTCCCCAGATTAGAACTACCTCCGATGTTGACAG TCAATACTTATCTCAATTGTTAGCAGAGCATCAAAAGCTTGGACCTTTCATGCAAGTCTTACCCATATGTAGCCGACTCTTAAATCAAG AAATTTTCCGGGTTTCCGGAGTGATGCCCAACCAAGGGTTTACCGATTTTGATAGGTTGAGGCATCGAAGTCCTAGTCCAATGGCTTCACCAAATCTTATGTCTAATGTTCCTGGTGCTGGATTAATTGGTTGGAATGGTCTTCCACCAGAG AGAATAGGTGGTCCTCATGGAATGGCAATGGAGTGGCAAGGTGCGCCTGCTAGCCCAAGTTCATACACAGTGAAGCGTATCTTGCGTTTAGATCTTCCAGTTGATACCTATCCGAAT TTCAATTTTGTGGGAAGGCTTCTTGGTCCTAGAGGGAACTCATTGAAGCGAGTGGAAGCAACTACTGGTTGCCGTGTGTTTATTAGAGGGAAAGGATCAATTAAGGATCCTGACAAA GAAGAGAAACTGAAAGGGAAGCCTGGCTATGAGCATCTCAATGAGCAGCTACATATCCTCATTGAAGCTGATCTTCCTGTTGATATTGTGGAATTAAAGCTGCGGCAGGCCCAAGAAATTATCGAGGAGTTGGTCAAACCTGTG GATGAGTCACAGGATTACATCAAGAGGCAGCAGTTGCGAGAGCTCGCGTTGCTGAATTCAAACTTGAGAGAAAACAGCCCAGGGCCAAGCGGTAGCATCTCCCCTTTCAATTCAAATGCAATGAAACGCCCAAAAACAGGGCGCTAA
- the LOC104743636 gene encoding protein RETICULATA-RELATED 2, chloroplastic, translating to MAAMVAKLRLSAKPDQSSVRLPRVINLSRDPTTKVSFPRNGSVSSLYTNTSSPNLTFPSAGGGAGNIGNHGGGSGGGGGYGGSGGEAEEEGSSSWGPIGMFLQGWRSRVAADSQFPFKVLMEMLVGVSANVLGDMASRPNFGLNELDFVFSTLVVGSILNFTLMYLLAPSAVSHGSSNLLPGIFRSCPSSHMFEQGSFTVMSRFGTLVYKGMVFATVGLAAGLVGTAISNGLVKLRKKMDPSFETPNKPPPTLLNSLTWATHMGVSANVRYQTLNGAEFLLEKSLPPLVFKTGVIALRVVNNVLGGMSFVVLARMTGSQSVVEEEKTEMAEKEKDD from the coding sequence ATGGCGGCTATGGTGGCAAAGCTTCGTTTATCGGCGAAACCGGATCAGAGCAGTGTGCGATTGCCGAGAGTGATCAACCTCTCCCGCGATCCAACCACTAAAGTCTCGTTTCCACGAAATGGATCGGTTTCTTCACTTTACACCAACACCTCTTCACCAAACCTAACGTTTCCAAGCGCCGGAGGTGGTGCTGGAAACATAGGTAATCACGGCGGTGGaagcggaggaggaggtggttATGGAGGTTCAGGGggtgaagcagaagaagaaggatcgtCTTCATGGGGACCAATAGGGATGTTCTTACAAGGATGGAGATCACGAGTTGCAGCTGATTCTCAATTCCCTTTCAAGGTACTAATGGAGATGCTGGTTGGAGTTAGCGCCAATGTGCTTGGTGACATGGCTTCACGCCCTAACTTCGGATTGAACGAGCTAGACTTCGTCTTCTCCACACTCGTTGTAGGTTCGATTCTCAATTTCACACTCATGTACCTCTTAGCTCCCTCTGCAGTATCTCATGGCTCCTCCAATTTGCTGCCTGGAATCTTTAGAAGCTGTCCTTCCAGCCATATGTTTGAACAGGGTAGCTTCACCGTTATGAGCCGTTTTGGGACTCTTGTGTACAAAGGAATGGTTTTTGCGACCGTGGGATTAGCTGCAGGTCTTGTTGGAACTGCCATCTCTAATGGGTTGGTtaagctgaggaagaagatggaccCGAGCTTCGAAACGCCGAACAAGCCCCCTCCGACGCTGTTGAATTCTTTGACTTGGGCAACGCATATGGGAGTGAGCGCCAATGTGAGGTACCAAACGTTGAATGGGGCTGAGTTCTTGCTGGAAAAGTCGTTGCCGCCATTGGTTTTTAAGACAGGTGTGATAGCTTTGAGGGTTGTGAACAATGTTTTGGGAGGAATGTCGTTTGTTGTATTGGCGAGGATGACTGGATCACAgtcggtggtggaggaggagaagacagagatggcagagaaggagaaggatgaTTGA
- the LOC109132732 gene encoding protein RETICULATA-RELATED 2, chloroplastic-like: MAAMVAKLRLSAKPDQSSVRLPKVINLSRDPITKVSFPRNGSVSSLYTNTSSPNLTFPSAGGGAGNIGNHGGGSGGGGGYGGSGGEAEEEGSSSWGPIGMFLQGWRSRVAADSQFPFKVLMEMLVGVSANVLGDMASRPNFGLNELDFVFSTLVVGSILNFTLMYLLAPSAVSHGSSNLLPGIFRSCPSSHMFEQGSFTVMSRFGTLVYKGMVFATVGLAAGLVGTAISNGLVKLRKKMDPSFETPNKPPPTLLNSLTWATHMGVSANVRYQTLNGAEFLLEKSLPPLVFKTGVIALRVVNNVLGGMSFVVLARMTGSQSVVEEEKTEMAEKEKDD, encoded by the coding sequence ATGGCGGCTATGGTGGCAAAGCTTCGTTTATCGGCGAAACCGGATCAGAGCAGTGTGCGATTGCCAAAAGTGATCAACCTCTCCCGCGATCCAATCACTAAAGTCTCGTTTCCACGAAATGGATCGGTTTCTTCACTTTACACCAACACCTCTTCTCCAAACCTAACGTTTCCAAGCGCCGGAGGTGGTGCTGGAAACATAGGTAATCACGGCGGTGgaagcggaggaggaggaggttatGGAGGTTCAGGGggtgaagcagaagaagaaggatcgtCTTCATGGGGACCAATAGGGATGTTCTTACAAGGATGGAGATCACGAGTTGCAGCTGATTCTCAATTCCCTTTCAAGGTACTAATGGAGATGCTGGTTGGAGTTAGCGCCAATGTGCTTGGTGACATGGCTTCACGCCCTAACTTCGGATTGAACGAGCTAGACTTCGTCTTCTCCACACTCGTTGTAGGTTCGATTCTCAATTTCACACTCATGTACCTCTTAGCTCCCTCTGCAGTATCTCATGGCTCCTCCAATTTGCTGCCTGGAATCTTTAGAAGCTGTCCTTCCAGCCATATGTTTGAACAGGGTAGCTTCACCGTTATGAGCCGTTTTGGGACTCTTGTGTACAAAGGAATGGTTTTTGCGACCGTGGGATTAGCTGCAGGTCTTGTTGGAACTGCCATCTCTAATGGGTTGGTtaagctgaggaagaagatggaccCGAGCTTCGAAACGCCGAACAAGCCCCCTCCGACGCTGTTGAATTCTTTGACTTGGGCAACGCATATGGGAGTGAGCGCCAATGTGAGGTACCAAACGTTGAATGGGGCTGAGTTCTTGCTGGAAAAGTCGTTGCCGCCATTGGTTTTTAAGACAGGTGTGATAGCTTTGAGGGTTGTGAACAATGTTTTGGGAGGAATGTCGTTTGTTGTATTGGCGAGGATGACTGGATCACAgtcggtggtggaggaggagaagacagagatggcagagaaggagaaggatgaTTGA
- the LOC104743722 gene encoding protein RETICULATA-RELATED 3, chloroplastic-like isoform X2, whose translation MAAMAAKLQISAKSDQSSVRLPRVINLSRDLTTRVSFPRQGSVCSLHTNFSSPKLAVPCAGGGDGGGSIGNHGGGSGGGGGGDGGSGGEAGEESSPWGPIGMFIQGWRSRVAADPQFPFKVLMEEIVGLSACVLGDMASRPNFGLNELDFVFSTLVVGSILNFVLMYLLAPTAATLGSSQTLPGIFRNCPSSHMFEQGSFTLMNRCGTLVYKGMVFATVGLAAGLVGTAISNGLILLRKKMDPGFETPNKPPPTVLNSLTWATHMGVSANVRYQTLNGIEFLLAKVLPPLVFKTGVVVLRCANNVAGGMSFVILARMTGSQSVEEKIEMSEISEKEKDD comes from the exons ATGGCGGCTATGGCAGCGAAGCTTCAAATATCGGCGAAATCGGATCAGAGCAGTGTTCGATTGCCTAGAGTGATCAACCTCTCACGCGATCTGACGACTAGAGTCTCGTTTCCAAGACAAGGATCGGTTTGTTCACTCCACACTAATTTCTCTTCTCCAAAACTCGCGGTTCCATGCGCCGGAGGCGGTGATGGTGGCGGAAGCATCGGTAATCACGGCGGCGGAAGCGGcggaggtggtggaggagatggtggttcaGGCGGTGAAGCAGGAGAAGAATCGTCTCCGTGGGGACCAATTGGGATGTTCATCCAAGGATGGAGATCACGAGTTGCAGCTGATCCTCAATTCCCTTTTAAGGTATTAATGGAGGAGATTGTAGGACTTAGCGCTTGTGTTCTCGGTGATATGGCGTCACGCCCTAATTTCGGATTGAACGAGCTCGATTTCGTCTTCTCCACTCTCGTTGTAGGTTCGATTCTCAATTTCGTACTCAT GTATCTGTTAGCTCCCACTGCAGCTACTCTTGGCTCCTCACAGACCTTGCCTGGAATCTTTAGAAACTGTCCATCTAGCCATATGTTTGAACAGGGTAGTTTCACCCTTATGAACCGTTGTGGGACTCTTGTGTACAAAGGAATGGTTTTTGCGACTGTGGGATTAGCTGCAGGTCTAGTTGGAACAGCTATATCTAATGGTTTGATCttgctgaggaagaagatggaccCGGGTTTCGAAACGCCGAACAAACCGCCACCTACTGTGCTGAATTCTTTAACTTGGGCAACGCATATGGGAGTGAGCGCCAATGTGAGGTACCAGACGTTGAATGGGATTGAGTTCTTGCTGGCCAAGGTGTTGCCGCCATTGGTGTTTAAGACCGGTGTAGTGGTTTTAAGGTGTGCGAACAATGTTGCTGGAGGAATGTCGTTTGTTATATTGGCGAGGATGACTGGATCACAGTCCGTGGAGGAGAAGATAGAGATGTCAGAGAtttcagagaaagagaaggatgaTTAA
- the LOC104743722 gene encoding protein RETICULATA-RELATED 3, chloroplastic-like isoform X1 → MAAMAAKLQISAKSDQSSVRLPRVINLSRDLTTRVSFPRQGSVCSLHTNFSSPKLAVPCAGGGDGGGSIGNHGGGSGGGGGGDGGSGGEAGEESSPWGPIGMFIQGWRSRVAADPQFPFKVLMEEIVGLSACVLGDMASRPNFGLNELDFVFSTLVVGSILNFVLMYLLAPTAATLGSSQTLPGIFRNCPSSHMFEQGSFTLMNRCGTLVYKGMVFATVGLAAGLVGTAISNGLILLRKKMDPGFETPNKPPPTVLNSLTWATHMGVSANVRYQTLNGIEFLLAKVLPPLVFKTGVVVLRCANNVAGGMSFVILARMTGSQSVEEKIEMSEISEKEKDD, encoded by the coding sequence ATGGCGGCTATGGCAGCGAAGCTTCAAATATCGGCGAAATCGGATCAGAGCAGTGTTCGATTGCCTAGAGTGATCAACCTCTCACGCGATCTGACGACTAGAGTCTCGTTTCCAAGACAAGGATCGGTTTGTTCACTCCACACTAATTTCTCTTCTCCAAAACTCGCGGTTCCATGCGCCGGAGGCGGTGATGGTGGCGGAAGCATCGGTAATCACGGCGGCGGAAGCGGcggaggtggtggaggagatggtggttcaGGCGGTGAAGCAGGAGAAGAATCGTCTCCGTGGGGACCAATTGGGATGTTCATCCAAGGATGGAGATCACGAGTTGCAGCTGATCCTCAATTCCCTTTTAAGGTATTAATGGAGGAGATTGTAGGACTTAGCGCTTGTGTTCTCGGTGATATGGCGTCACGCCCTAATTTCGGATTGAACGAGCTCGATTTCGTCTTCTCCACTCTCGTTGTAGGTTCGATTCTCAATTTCGTACTCATGTATCTGTTAGCTCCCACTGCAGCTACTCTTGGCTCCTCACAGACCTTGCCTGGAATCTTTAGAAACTGTCCATCTAGCCATATGTTTGAACAGGGTAGTTTCACCCTTATGAACCGTTGTGGGACTCTTGTGTACAAAGGAATGGTTTTTGCGACTGTGGGATTAGCTGCAGGTCTAGTTGGAACAGCTATATCTAATGGTTTGATCttgctgaggaagaagatggaccCGGGTTTCGAAACGCCGAACAAACCGCCACCTACTGTGCTGAATTCTTTAACTTGGGCAACGCATATGGGAGTGAGCGCCAATGTGAGGTACCAGACGTTGAATGGGATTGAGTTCTTGCTGGCCAAGGTGTTGCCGCCATTGGTGTTTAAGACCGGTGTAGTGGTTTTAAGGTGTGCGAACAATGTTGCTGGAGGAATGTCGTTTGTTATATTGGCGAGGATGACTGGATCACAGTCCGTGGAGGAGAAGATAGAGATGTCAGAGAtttcagagaaagagaaggatgaTTAA
- the LOC104743798 gene encoding putative zinc transporter At3g08650, translated as MMHSGCKRLLLSLLFLFFVVFVGNTGADSQWEISHKVRASPHENMGRNVIDGSGVEKTLHDIGMGDKRVSHSKVSVSTVAFFTLAMAAATGLGAVPFFFVELDPQWAGICNGMAAGVMLAASFDLVKEGQEHGSGNWVVIGILAGALFIWLCKKILEQYGEVSMLDIKGADATKVVLVIGIMTLHSFGEGSGVGVSFAGSKGFSQGLLVTLAIAVHNIPEGLAVSMVLASRGVSPQNAMLWSIITSLPQPIVAVPAFLCADAFSKFLPFCTGFAAGCMIWMVIAEVLPDAFKEASPSQVASAATISVASMEALSTLFESFTHDYNSEDASGFFVSLLFGLGPLLGGVFLVASAVTFRLQHALLMGVASGIAFVLGLWRPLQLLVSAKMGFIPLLSLLAVGAGLSHFTSSSILNVTCRKKSGAGSLINPVTNFPTSVITLQSLLACGAVGFHALAEGLALGVAAPNAYGLGRHMVLPVSLHGLPRGTAVASCVFGATDSWHAALAAAALIGFVGPISAIGSILAGIDYSGLDHVMVVACGGLLPSFWQVIKRAVRLERRKGSVGMVLGLACAVVCLTFTRLVCLHTPYCNSAPEAVR; from the exons ATGATGCATTCAGGCTGCAAACGACTACTTCTGTCGCTTCTATTTTTATTCTTCGTCGTATTCGTTGGGAACACCGGCGCAGATTCTCAATGGGAGATTTCACATAAAGTTAGAGCTTCTCCCCATGAAAACATGGGACGGAATGTTATTGACGGAAGCGGTGTAGAGAAAACCTTACATGACATTGGAATGGGTGACAAGAGAGTCAGTCACAGCAAAGTTTCTGTCTCCACTGTTGCCTTTTTCACCTTGGCAATGGCTGCTGCCACTGGATTAGGTGCAGTgccctttttctttgttgagcTTGATCCTCAATGGGCTGGAATATGCAATGGCATGGCGGCTGGTGTGATGTTGGCAGCTAGCTTTGATCTTGTAAAGGAAGGGCAGGAGCATGGCTCTGGTAATTGGGTTGTTATTGGGATTCTAGCCGGTGCTTTGTTCATCTGGCTCTGCAAGAAG ATTCTTGAACAATATGGTGAAGTTAGCATGCTGGATATTAAAGGTGCAGATGCAACTAAAGTTGTTCTCGTCATAGGAATTATGACACTTCATTCTTTCGGGGAAGGATCAGGGGTTGGTGTATCGTTCGCTGGTTCAAAGGGTTTTAGTCAAGGGCTTCTGGTCACTTTGGCCATAGCTGTTCATAACATTCCAGAAGGGTTAGCTGTTAGCATGGTGCTGGCATCAAGGGGTGTTTCTCCACAAAATGCCATGCTCTGGAGTATAATAACATCCTTACCTCAG CCTATCGTCGCTGTGCCAGCTTTTTTATGCGCTGATGCGTTTAGcaagtttttgcctttttgcACTGGATTTGCTGCCGGATGCATGATTTGGATGGTTATTGCTGAAGTGCTTCCTGATGCATTTAAG GAAGCGTCTCCGTCGCAAGTGGCATCTGCAGCCACAATATCAGTAGCTTCCATGGAAGCTCTTAGCACTCTTTTCGAGAGTTTCACACATGATTACAA CTCAGAGGATGCTTCTGGCTTCTTCGTTTCACTCCTCTTTGGTCTGGGTCCATTGCTTGGGGGTGTATTTTTGGTCGCATCGGCAGTCACCTTCCGCCTCCAGCACGCCCTTCTCATGGGAGTAGCCTCAGGCATTGCTTTTGTCCTTGGTCTTTGGCGTCCGCTTCAACTACTGGTATCCGCTAAAATGGGATTCATCCCTCTGCTTAGTCTACTTGCTGTTGGAGCCGGGCTGAGCCATTTTACTAGCTCGTCCATCCTGAATGTAACTTGTCGGAAAAAGTCTGGGGCAGGAAGTTTAATAAACCCTGTAACCAATTTTCCAACCAGTGTGATAACACTCCAATCATTATTAGCATGTGGAGCGGTTGGGTTCCATGCACTAGCCGAGGGGCTTGCTCTTGGGGTAGCTGCTCCAAATGCTTATGGACTTGGCAGACACATGGTACTCCCGGTTTCCCTACACGGGCTTCCTAGAGGGACAGCGGTTGCAAGCTGTGTCTTTGGGGCTACTGACAGTTGGCACGCAGCTCTTGCAGCAGCTGCTTTGATAGGATTTGTTGGACCCATATCAGCCATAGGATCCATATTAGCCGGGATAGATTACAGTGGACTGGACCACGTAATGGTGGTGGCATGCGGTGGATTACTGCCCAGCTTCTGGCAGGTGATTAAGAGAGCGGTGAGGTTAGAGAGAAGGAAAGGCAGTGTGGGGATGGTGCTGGGACTAGCGTGTGCTGTTGTGTGTCTGACTTTCACGAGACTCGTGTGCTTGCACACGCCCTACTGCAATTCTGCACCTGAGGCTGTTAGATGA
- the LOC104743880 gene encoding serine/arginine repetitive matrix protein 2-like: MNRNLRESLAGGRNIPAMSQFRRGSSNNNNNISQNGFARESDENLDLFSKTRRSFPLASSDELPDVSAKLGRLSVGSKPAPRVKGDDLLSSAEGGKNDYDWLLTPPGTPLGNDSHSSLAAPKLTSSARASSASKASRLSVSHSETSYHSSRPARSSSVTRPSISTSQYSSFTSGRSPSSILNTSSASVSSYIRPSSPSSRSSSSARPSTPTRTSSASRASTPSRIRPGSSSSSMDKARPSLSSRPSTPTSRPQLSANSPNIIASRPNSRPSTPTRRSPSTSVSATSGSNISSGRAASNGRSAPSLSRPSSPGPRVRTTPQQPIVLPDFTLDTPPNLRTTLPDRPISAGRSRPVTGGSTAKASPEPKGPITRRNSSPIVTRGRLAETQGNGRFGGNRQHLTDAPEPRRISNVSDITSRRTVKTSSTAVTDNNNGLGRSFSKSSLDMAIRHMDIRSGKTNGCALSTTTLFPQSIRPASSKIQPIRSGNNHSESISSNGTENGNEANEGRRLMGKLSDMDMYESSRYDALLLKEDVKNTNWLHSIDDRSPDHGLIFDNGGFELLPEPFAPL; this comes from the exons ATGAATAGGAATCTAAGAGAATCTCTTGCCGGTGGGAGGAATATTCCGGCGATGTCTCAGTTTCGTAGAGGCAGCagcaataacaacaacaacatatctCAGAACGGTTTCGCTAGAGAATCCGATGAGAATCTGGATCTATTCTCTAAGACCCGTCGCTCTTTCCCATTGGCTTCATCCGACGAATTACCCGACG TTTCTGCAAAACTCGGGAGACTCTCGGTCGGATCCAAACCAGCTCCCAGAGTCAAAGGTGATGATCTCTTGTCTTCAGCTGAAGGTGGAAAAAATGATTATGATTG GCTTCTTACTCCTCCTGGAACACCTCTTGGAAACGACTCTCATTCATCATTGGCAGCTCCAAAGCTTACATCTTCCGCTAGAGCTAGTTCTGCATCAAAGGCTTCAAGG CTTTCAGTTTCGCACTCAGAGACCAGTTACCATTCCTCACGTCCTGCTAGAAGTAGCTCCGTGACTCGCCCATCCATTTCCACCTCGCAATACAGCTCATTTACTTCAGGCCGTTCACCATCTTCCATCTTGAACACTAGTTCTGCTTCAGTCTCATCCTACATCAGACCTTCATCCCCAAGTTCCCGTTCTTCATCTTCAGCTAGACCTTCCACTCCCACCCGTACTTCTTCAGCATCACGGGCCTCAACTCCGTCGAGAATCCGTCCTGGGTCATCTAGTTCATCCATGGACAAGGCCAGACCGTCCCTGAGCTCAAGACCATCAACTCCAACTTCTAGACCACAGCTCTCAGCAAACTCCCCAAATATAATTGCTTCTAGACCAAATTCTCGTCCTTCGACCCCTACCCGTCGCAGCCCATCCACCTCGGTGTCTGCAACGTCAGGATCCAATATTTCAAGTGGACGTGCTGCGTCAAATGGTCGTAGTGCACCTTCATTGTCTAGGCCAAGCTCTCCTGGACCTAGAGTTAGAACCACACCGCAACAGCCAATTGTGCTACCAGACTTTACTCTTGATACCCCACCTAACCTCAGAACAACTCTCCCGGACAGACCAATATCAGCTGGCAGGTCGAGGCCAGTCACTGGTGGCAGCACGGCAAAGGCAAGTCCAGAACCCAAAGGTCCAATCACAAGAAGGAATTCATCTCCTATTGTGACGAGAGGAAGACTCGCGGAGACCCAAGGAAATGGCCGTTTTGGTGGTAATAGGCAGCATCTTACAGATGCACCAGAGCCCCGGAGGATTTCAAACGTTTCTGACATAACTTCACGGAGAACTGTGAAGACCTCGTCAACTGCTGTCACAGACAATAACAACGGACTTGGCAGGTCATTCTCAAAAAGTTCATTGGATATGGCCATTAGGCACATG GACATAAGAAGCGGGAAGACCAACGGTTGCGCACTATCAACGACAACTCTATTCCCTCAGAGCATCAGACCAGCTTCATCGAAGATCCAGCCAATCCGTTCAGGGAATAATCATTCGGAGTCTATCAGCAGCAACGGCACAGAGAACGGGAATGAAGCAAATGAGGGTAGAAGACTGATGGGGAAATTGAGCGACATGGACATGTATGAGAGCTCGAGGTATGATGCATTGTTGTTGAAAGAAGACGTAAAGAACACAAACTGGTTGCATAGCATTGATGACCGGTCGCCAGATCACGGACTCATATTTGACAATGGAGGATTCGAGCTGCTTCCAGAGCCCTTTGCCCCActctaa
- the LOC104743958 gene encoding LOW QUALITY PROTEIN: probable inactive receptor kinase At3g08680 (The sequence of the model RefSeq protein was modified relative to this genomic sequence to represent the inferred CDS: inserted 1 base in 1 codon) produces the protein MMMKIVAAFLFLLISPFVSRCLSADIESDKQALLEFASLVPHSRKLNWNSSIPICGSWTGITCSKNNARVTALRLPGSGLYGPLPEKTFEKLDALRIISLRSNYLQGNIPSVILSLPFIRSLYFHDNNFSGTIPPTLSHRLVNLDLSANSLTGNIPASLQNLTHLTDLXLQNNSLSGPIPNLPPRLKYLNLSFNKLNGSVPSSVKSFPASSFQGNSLLCGAPLTPCTENTTAPSPSPTPPTTGPVPNDTNKKVLSTGAIVGIAVGGSILLFILLAIITLCCSKKRDGGQDSTAVPKAKPGRSDNKAEEFGSGVQEAEKNKLVFFEGSSYNFDLEDLLRASAEVLGKGSYGTTYKAILEEGTTVVVKRLKEVAAGKREFEQQMEAVGRISPHENVAPLRAYYFSKDEKLLVYDYYQGGNFSMLLHGNNEGGRAALDWETRLRICLGAARGISHIHSAAGAKLLHGNIKSPNVLLTQDLHVCVSDFGIAPLMSHHTLIPSRSLGYRAPEAIETRKHTQKSDVYSFGVLLLEMLTGKAAGKTTGHEEVVDLPKWVQSVVREEWTGEVFDVELIKQQHNVEEEMVQMLQIAMACVSKHPDTRPSMEEVVNMIEEIRPTGSGPGSGNRASSPEMIRSSDSPV, from the exons atgatgatgaagattgttgCGGCCTTCCTTTTCCTTTTGATCTCTCCTTTTGTTTCCCGTTGTTTGTCTGCAGACATTGAGTCAGACAAGCAAGCACTTCTTGAGTTTGCGTCTCTTGTTCCTCACAGTCGCAAACTCAACTGGAACTCCTCAATTCCAATCTGCGGTTCTTGGACCGGCATCACCTGCTCCAAGAACAACGCTCGTGTGACCGCACTCCGTTTGCCTGGATCTGGACTTTATGGACCCTTACCAGAGAAAACGTTTGAGAAGCTTGATGCCCTCAGGATCATTAGCCTTAGATCCAACTATCTTCAAGGGAACATTCCATCTGTCATTCTTTCTCTTCCGTTTATCCGGTCACTCTACTTTCACGACAACAACTTCTCCGGTACCATCCCTCCCACTCTTTCCCATCGCCTTGTTAATCTTGATCTCTCTGCCAACTCGCTAACGGGAAACATTCCGGCCAGTTTACAAAACCTTACCCACCTCACTGATC CCCTTCAAAACAATTCTCTTAGTGGGCCAATTCCCAACCTACCTCCTCGCCTGAAATACTTGAACTTGAGCTTCAATAAACTTAACGGGTCAGTTCCATCTTCTGTCAAGTCCTTCCCAGCGTCATCGTTTCAAGGAAATAGCCTTTTATGTGGTGCTCCTCTTACTCCATGCACAGAGAACACCACTGCACCATCTCCTTCCCCGACTCCACCAACAACCGGCCCTGTTCCAAAcgatacaaacaaaaaagttctCTCCACTGGAGCTATTGTGGGCATTGCAGTTGGAGGttcaattttgttgtttatcCTTCTTGCCATCATAACCCTGTGCTGTTCCAAGAAAAGGGATGGCGGGCAAGACAGCACTGCAGTGCCAAAAGCTAAACCCGGGAGGAGTGACAACAAGGCCGAGGAGTTTGGGAGTGGTGTGCAAGAGGCGGAGAAGAACAAGCTGGTCTTCTTTGAAGGAAGTTCATATAACTTTGATCTTGAGGACTTGCTCAGAGCCTCAGCTGAAGTTTTAGGGAAAGGAAGCTACGGCACAACGTATAAGGCCATCTTAGAGGAAGGAACCACGGTGGTGGTGAAGAGGCTGAAAGAAGTAGCAGCTGGGAAACGGGAGTTTGAGCAGCAGATGGAAGCCGTGGGACGGATCAGTCCACACGAGAATGTAGCTCCTCTCCGTGCTTATTACTTctcaaaagatgagaaattacTCGTGTATGATTACTACCAAGGGGGCAACTTCTCCATGCTGCTTCATG GAAACAACGAGGGAGGAAGAGCGGCGCTGGACTGGGAAACAAGGTTAAGGATCTGTTTGGGAGCTGCAAGAGGAATTTCTCACATCCATTCTGCAGCTGGTGCTAAACTCCTCCATGGAAACATCAAATCACCAAACGTCCTCTTAACCCAAGACCTCCATGTCTGTGTATCTGATTTCGGTATAGCACCACTGATGAGCCACCACACCTTGATCCCATCGAGAAGCTTAGGTTACAGAGCACCGGAGGCCATAGAAACCCGGAAACATACCCAGAAATCCGACGTATACAGCTTTGGTGTACTGTTGCTAGAAATGCTGACAGGGAAAGCAGCAGGGAAGACGACGGGGCATGAGGAAGTGGTGGATCTGCCCAAGTGGGTGCAGTCAGTGGTGAGAGAGGAGTGGACTGGAGAAGTGTTTGACGTAGAGCTCATCAAACAGCAACACAACGTGGAGGAAGAGATGGTGCAGATGTTGCAGATAGCAATGGCTTGTGTGTCAAAGCATCCAGATACGAGGCCTTCCATGGAGGAAGTGGTTAACATGATTGAGGAGATTCGACCTACAGGTTCTGGTCCTGGTTCTGGTAACAGAGCCTCCTCGCCTGAAATGATTAGAAGCTCTGATAGCCCGGTTTAG